The Fontisubflavum oceani genomic interval GAGATCTCGGGTGCCTCCGGCGGGGATATCTTTGAAGCAGAGAAGGCAGGCTGTCAGCCGTTGGTGACGTCATGGCCATAGAGCCATTCGAATTGGTTCGACGCCATCTGCGGTGCAAAACGACCGGCCAGACGCAGAGCCGTATGCGCGGCAGTGCGGTAGGGGCCGGGCCGCAGGTGGTAGTTCTCAGCATTCTTTGAGGCCGCGTCGACAATCCGCGCGCATCGGGGGCGGCGTGTGGCGGCGTAGCGAGCGAAGCCGGTAGCGAGATCATCCTCTTTGGCCAAGCTGTCCGCCAATACCCAAGCGTCCTCAAGCGCCATGTTCGCGCCCTGCGCCAGGAAGGGCAGCGTCGGATGAGCGGCATCGCCGAGGAGTGCGGCATGGTCATTGTGCCAGGTTTTGGCCAGCGGATGACGGAAGAGACCCCAGAGGAAGACGTCATCGGCCCGCGCCAACATCTCGCGAATCTCGGGCGCGAAATCTCGGAACGCGCGGCGGAGATTGGCCGGGTCATCTCGATGGTTCCACCCTTCCTCCGCCCATCCGTCACGTTCTTCGACAGCCACAACATTCATCTCCGCGCCATGGCGGAGCGGATAGCGCACCAGGTGACGCCCAGGGCCCATGAAGACCTGCGCCTCGGCTGGTATGTCGGGCGCATCCATTGGGATCGTGCACCGCCACGCCACCTGCCCGGTGAAAAACGGCTGAGTCTTGGGATTGAGCGCGGCGCGGGTCGGCGAATGCAGCCCGTCGGCAGCAATCAGACAGGTCACGATCTCGGTTTCACCTGTGGCGAAATGGAGTTCCATGCCACCGGGGGCCCGGTCACCGCCGCTATCGCGCGGCCCAGTTCGACTTTGACGCCCGCCGAGACAGCAGCCTGGCGCAGCATCTCAATCAAATCGGCGCGGTGCATAAGGTGATAGGGCCGGTCGGGGCGCGAGAGCAGCAGGTGAAACACCTCGGCACCGCGGCGGAAATCCCGCAACCGCACCGCTTGCGCCAGGGGCGCCGCCTGCGACAACGCCTCGCCCAGACCAAGCGCCTTCAAGACAACCGCTCCGTTTGGACTGATCTGGAGGCCCGCGCCAACTTCGGTGATGCGGTCGCTCTGTTCCAGCACGCGGACCTGTGCACCGCGTTGGGCAAGCGCTGTGGCAACGGCCAACCCTGCGATCCCTGCCCCCAGAACCGTGATCTCGCGTCCGATCAGCATGATGCCTCCAAAGAGAAAGGGCAGCGCCTGTGCAGCCCTGCCCTCTCAATAGATTTATCCGTTCATGTCCGCGCGCGGTTAGTCGTCGCGGTGGACCTTCTCACGCCGCTCGTGACGCTCTTGCGCCTCGAGGCTCATCGTCGCGATCGGGCGGGCATCCAGCCGTTTCAGCGAGATCGGCTCGCCCGTGTCTTCGCAATAGCCGTATTCGCCTTCTTCGATCCGGCGCAGCGCCGAATCGATCTTGGCGATCAACTTGCGTTGACGGTCACGTGTCCGCAACTCAAGCGCCCGGTCGGTTTCTTCCGATGCCCGGTCGGCGACATCCGGAATATTGCGCGTGCCGTCTTGCAGGCCCGCAACCGTATCCCGGCTTCCGGCCAGGAGGTCTTCTTTCCAGGAAATCAGCTTGCGGCGGAAATACTCCACCTGGCGCTCGTTCATAAACGGTTCGTCCTCTGCGGGACGATAATCTTCAGGCAGAAAGACTTCGACTTTCATGTCACTCCCCTTGTCGGGGCCGGATTGCTCAATCATGTCTTGTGTCGCGCCCATCCGGCTACTCCCCGGGGTCCGATTATCGGAATGTCTCTTGCTTGTCACGCACCTAATGTGCCGCTATGGCGAAAGAAAGGCTGACGTCGGTCAGAAACGCGTGAAGCGCCATTTTTTTGAGGGGGTTGCATGAAATTTAGCGGCACAAAAGACTATGTGGCGACCGAAGATTTGACCGTTGCGGTAAATGCCGCCGTGACATTGGAACGCCCGCTTCTGGTCAAAGGCGAACCCGGCACCGGCAAGACCGAGCTGGCGCGGCAAGTGGCTGGCGCTTTGGGCCTGCCGATCCTCGAATGGCATATCAAGTCGACAACGCGGGCGCAGCAGGGCCTTTACGAATATGACGCCGTCAGCCGGTTGCGCGACAGCCAGTTGGGCGATGAGCGGGTCAATGATGTGGCCAATTACATCAAGCGCGGGAAGCTCTGGCAGGCCTTCGCCGCCGATGAACGCGTGGTCTTGTTGATCGACGAGATCGATAAGGCGGATATCGAATTCCCGAACGATCTTCTACAAGAACTCGACCGTATGGAGTTCTTTGTCTATGAAACCGGCGAGACGGTGACAGCCCGCCAGCGGCCCATCGTCATCATCACCTCGAACAACGAAAAAGAACTGCCGGACGCGTTTTTGCGCCGCTGTTTCTTCCACTACATCCGCTTCCCCGAGATGGAGGTGATGAAACAGATTGTCGAGGTGCATCATCCGGGCATCAAACAGGCGCTTTTGACCACGGCTCTGACGCAGTTCTATGAGATCCGCGACCAACAGGGGTTGAAGAAGAAACCCTCAACATCTGAGGTTCTCGACTGGCTGAAACTGCTGTTGGCCGAAGATCTGGACCCGGAAGATCTACGCCGCGACGGGGCCAATGCGCTGCCGAAACTACATGGCGCGCTCCTCAAAAACGAACAAGACGTCGCCCTGTTTGAACGACTGGCCTTCATGGCGCGCGGACAGCGCTAGTGCTGCAAACACTTGCAGACCCGATTCTACCGGTCTTTCTGGCGCTGGTGACGGGGTATGCTCTGCGCAAGGGCGGCGTGATGGAGGCCGCCCATGCCGCCGCGATCAACAAATTCGCCTTCTATCTGGCGGTGCCTGCGCTGATCGTCTCGGTGGTTGGGAAGGCACCCATCGGAGACTTTGAATGGGCGGCTGTCGGCGTCTATTTCGCGGTGCAGATGACGCTCTATCTGGGCACATTTGCGCTGCTGAAAATCGTCCTGCGCCTGCCAACGGCTGAGGCGCTTTTGCTCGGCATGGCGGCCAGCTTCGTCAACCATGTCTTCTTTGTTTTACCCATTGCCGAACGCTTGGTTGGCCCGGATGCTGGCGTGCCGATGGCCGGGTTGGTCATGCTGGATGCGGGCGTGATCTTTCCGGCCACCGTTCTGGCCACGGCCCTTCTGACAGCCAAGGGTGAGACCAGATCCGGCATGGCGGGCCTGATCCTGAAGAACCCATTTGTCTATGCCTCGCCCATCGGCATCGCCTTGGGCCTGTTGGGCGATGCGGCCCCATCGGGCATTATGACCTTCGCGGAGTTTGCCGGGGCATCGGCGGCGCCCGTGTTGCTCTTTACCCTTGGGGTCACGCTTGCGGGCTCCTCCCTCGCCCGCATCGGTCCCGAGGTTTGGATCGTGACAGCGGTGAAACTGTTGGTGCATCCGGCCTTAGTCGGGGGCCTCCTGACCCTGGTGACGGTCAGCCAATTCACGACCGACATCACGCTTTTGGTGGCCGCCGGCCCCTGCGGCGCGATGCCGTTCGTGATCGCCACGCAATACGGTGTTCGCACCGAGGCGATTGCGAAGGCGGTTCTGATCTCGACCGTGCTTTCGATCCTGTCGCTTGCAGTTTTAACCGCTTAGGAAACAATCCGTTTTTGGCAACCGACCAAATTTGTGCCACATTTGAACCATAGCTCAACACCTCCACCACGGACCGAATGGGACAGTTTTCCAGTGACATCTGACATTTCCATTCGCCCGCTTTCATCAGATGACAAGGCGGTCTGGGTTAACCTGTGGCGGGACTATCTGGCGTTCTACGACACCACCCTCCCATCGGAGATCTATGACCTGACGTTCGCGCGCTACACCGATGCCACCCGAAAAGACATGCGCGCCTGGCTCGCTTGGGATACAACAATGGCGGTCGGTCTGGTTCACGCAATCGCGCATCCGCATGGCTGGAAGGCCGAGCCCGTCACCTATCTGCAAGACCTCTTCACCACGCCTGCGGCGCGCGGCAAAGGTGTGGCGCGGGCGCTGATCGAAACCGTCTATGCCGATGCGGATGCCGCAGGGCGCCCATCGGTCTATTGGCTTACACAGATCGGCAACACACCGGCCCGCGCGCTTTATGATCGCGTCGCGACCCCGACGGATTTTATGAAATATCAAAGGACCAATTAGTGTTTCGATTGTCTCTTCTCGCTGCTTGCGTCGCGCTTTGCGGTTGTGTGCCTGCGGCGGTCTCTGACTTGCCCGAACGTCGCGATGCCACACTGCCGACCGCGCTGCCCCCGATGGCGCAATTCTCGCTCCGCGCGGCGGCGGCTCCGAGACGGTCGAATATCGAGATTGCCCGCGATTTTCTGGAGCTCAGCTTCGAGATGGAAAGCGGTCGGCACATCGACCGGATCAGCCGGTTCGAAGGCCCAATTACGGTGGCCGTCGCCCCGGGGGCACCCACCTCGCTTGGCCCAGATCTCGACCGGCTTCTGGCGCGCCTGCGCCGCGAGGCCGATATCAACATCTCCCGAGTGCAACGCGGCACAGGGCCTGCGTCGATCACGATCGAAACCCTGCCGCGTGCCCAGATGCAGCGGATCGTGCCACAAGCGGCCTGTTTCGTGGTGCCCCGGGTATCAAGCTGGCAAGAATTCCGCCGCGCCCGCACGTCGCGCGATCTGGATTGGACAACGCTTGCCACCCGCGAGCAGGTGGCGGTGTTCATCCCCTCCGACGTTTCACCGCAAGAGATACGCGACTGCCTACATGAAGAAGTGAGCCAAGCGATCGGCCCGCTCAACGACCTCTATCGCCTGTCCGATAGCATCTTCAACGATGACAATTTCAATGCGGTCTTGACCGGGTTCGATATGCTGGTCCTCCGCGCTTATTACGATGACAGCTTGCGGTCGGGGATGACCCGCGCCGAGGTGGCCAATCGCCTGCCCAGCCTGCTGTCGCGCCTGAACCCGCGCGGCAATCGCAGCGCGGGCCCCGCCGCGCCACGCAGCCCGGATGCCTGGATCAACGCCATCGAAACCGCCCTTGGCACTGGAACCAGTGGCCCGCGCCGACTATTCGCCGCGCAGCAAGCGGTGGCTTTGGCACAATCCGCCGGCCTCCGCGACGGTCGCCTGGCGTTTTCCTATTTCGCTTTGGGCCGCCTGACGCTGGCCCGGGATCCAGACCTGTCCCTCACCTCTTTTTTGAATGCTGGGCGTCTCTATCGCGAGATTGACCCAAATGGCATCCAGTTGGCGCATGTGGATATGCAACTGGCGGCATTCGCTCTCTCCTCTGGCCGGATCGACCAAACGCTCGCCTTGACCGGGGGTGCGATGCCCGCCGCCACACGGGCCCAAAACGCCAGTCTCTTGGCCACGCTCTTGATGATCCGCGCCGAAGCATTGGATGCGGCCGGGCGCGCGTCAGAGGCCCGTGCGGTTCGGCTCGACAGTCTTGCCTGGGGCCGTTATGGCTTCGGCCGGACCGAGGCCGTGCAGGCCCGGCTAGCCGAGGTGGCCGGGCTCAGCCCGCCAGCCTGATCGGGCGCAGAAGGGGGCGACTATGTTGAATTTTATCGGCTTGGCGGTTGGGGCAGCCCTCGGGTTTTGGACCGCGCGGCGCCGTGGCGGCAACCGGTTGGATATGCTCCATTATGCGGCGATCTATGGGTTGATTGGCTTCATCATCGGTGCCTTCGCAATGCTTGTGATCCCCGCCCCTGCGTGACAGGCTGGCGCCTATGTTCCTGCCGTTTTTTGAAACCCTGCGCATGGCGCGCATCCCGGTCTCCCTAAGGGAGTATCTTGGGTTTCTAGAAGGTGTCTCCGCCGGTTTGGTGACCTATGATGTGGACGGGTTTTACTATCTCGCCCGCGCCGCGATGGTGAAAGACGAGCGCCATCTGGATCGGTTCGACCGCGCCTTTGCCCATGCTTTTGGCGGGCTGGAGCAGATCACCCCCGAACAGGTTCTTGAGGCCACAGAAATCCCGCAAGACTGGTTGGAGAAACTGGCCGAGAAGCACCTGACCGAAGAAGAACGCGCCGAGATTGAAGCGCTTGGCGGATTCGACAAGCTGATGGAAACGCTCCGCGAGCGGTTGAAAGAGCAAGAGGGCCGGCACCAAGGCGGCAATAAATGGATCGGCACCGCAGGCACCTCGCCGTTCGGAGCCTATGGCTACAACCCCGAGGGCGTGCGCATCGGACAGCACGAGTCGCGCCATCGTCGCGCCGTCAAGGTCTGGGACAAGCGCGACTTCAAAAACCTCGACGGTGATGTGGAGCTTGGCACCCGCAACATCAAAGTTGCGTTGAAACGTTTGCGCCAATGGGCCCGCGATGGAGCGGCGGACGAACTCGACCTTGATGGCACGATCCGCGCCACGGCCGAGCATGGCTATCTCGATGTGCAAACCCGGCCCGAACGGCGCAATGCGGTGAAGGTGCTGTTGTTCCTCGATATCGGCGGCTCGATGGATGACCATGTGCAGATTGTTGAAGAGCTGTTCTCGGCTGCGAAGTCCGAGTTCAAACATCTCGAACACTATTACTTCCACAATTGCCTCTATGAAGGCGTCTGGCGCGACAACCGCCGCCGCTGGACAGAGCAGACGCCGACTTTCGATGTGCTCAACACCTACGGCTCTGATTACAAATGTATTTTCGTGGGTGATGCGGCGATGTCTCCTTATGAGATCGCCTTTGCCGGGGGGCGAATGAGCATTGGAATGCCGAGGCAGGTCAAGTCTGGCTGGAACGCGCCTGCGCGCAATGGCCCGATCACCTCTGGATCAACCCGACGCCTGAGAAGCACTGGCGTTATACCCAATCGACTCAGATGATTGGGGAGATATTTCAGGGCCGCATGGTGCCCATGACGTTGGAAGGACTCGACCGAGGCATGCGCGAATTGAGCCGATAATCGGTTGTAACGGCTCCCGCCCCGTCAAACCCGGCCCGGGATATCGTCTTATCTGCAAATAAGCTAGAGAATTTCCATGCGTGCTCGCCTTGCCCTTACATGGTGCAAAAGGCCTCGGCCAATCGCGACGAGACGGTGGTCGACGCCGCCGGTGCTGTTTGACGCCGTGCCTGATTTGCGCCCGACTGGCCCAGCCAGATTCGGGGGCTGGGCCTTTCTGAACCGCTATCCGTGCCCGTGGCCCGGGCCGCGTAGGCGGTCCCAAAACGGGGCGGAGTAGACCAGTTTCGCTTCGCGCTTGAAACAAAAGTCGCAGGCCTCGCAGCCTTGCGCCAAGGTGCCGGAGCGGCTGACCAACACGGGCCTGTCCGACGCGTTTACAATCTCCATCCATTGCGCATCCCAGGCGCAGAGGATCGGCGTCAGATCGCTGCGCCCGGCATCCCAGAAATAGTCCACGAACACACATTCGGTGACCATCAAAGTCGCATAATCTGGGCCATTTTCCTGATGGGTTTTCAACCCACTTCCCCAGGCCATCCGCGCCCGTTCGGCCAGTTTGTTGCCCGCTTTCGCGTGGCCAACCGGGTCCGGCGTGACCCACAGCCACAGCCGCATCGACCAGCGCGCCAGGTTTTGACCGGATTTCAGAAATGCGGCCCCGGCCCTGTCCCGCGCGTCGCGACGGCTTAGTCCCGCCTCTTCCAACAACTCGGTCGCCGCATGTAGCCCGGTGGCCAATGCATGAGTCAGTTCGGTCTGCCCATCTTCGGCCACCAAATGCCGCCGAGCAGCCAAATGCCTCGCGCGCGCAATCAAATCCTTGTCGGATATGTGGGGGTCACCACCGCGATTCAGAGCGCTCAAAAACCCGCGCCGCCACAATCGTACAATCATCTTTCCCATCTCTTTTCTCCCACTCGCGTCTCAAATCTCTCCGCCCGTCATGGCTTACACGGTACCTGCGGGTCTTTCCGTCGCGGGCTGAAATCGGGCCCGCAGCAACTCGTCAAACAACAAATAAATCCGTCTTCTTTCATCGATCGAAATCTCTGGGTTTAGCAGAACGATCCCACTGAAGGCACCATAATCCAGGAGCGACAGGTCGCGCGCCGTCTCTTCATCAACACCGAAACGCGATTTGTAGACCTCGGCGACAAAGGCAAGCCGCGCCGTTTCGGTCTCCGCCAGCAAGGCCGCAATTCGGTCATCTCGCTTCGCCAACTCACGAATGTTAAGCTCCAAATGAATGTCGATTTCCAAAGCTTCTTCAATCAGCGCGGCAAGCTGTGTGTCGGTGAGCGTCGCCGGGTTGAACTGCTCCACGAAGATATCGGTGTAGAGCACCCGCCACTGCTTGGCCAAGGCTATGAGGAAGCTGCTAAGATCCTCAAAATGATGATAGAAAGAGCCTTTGGTGACCCGCGCCTCGGCACAGATCCGATCAACACGCAGGGCATCGGGCCCATCGGCGCTCAAGAGCTTCAACCCAAGATCAAGCCAATCTTCCCGGTAGAGGCGTTTGCGCGGGCCGGTCATAAGACTAGCCCCCAAAGACCCAGCCCCGCAACCGGCACAAACAACCAGCCTTGAGGCAAACGCGCATAGCCCGCGCCAATCCCAAGCGGCAGGAGGATACCGATTGCCGCGAAGCCCGCCGCTAGGGCCACACCTGCCATCGCCAAACCGGCGGCACCGCTTGCGCCGAGGCCGGCGGCCAGGAATAATCCTGCCATGATCGCCAAGGTGATCGAGACCAGATGCCAACAGAGATAGGCCGTGTCTCGCACCATCGCGGGCAGGTCACGGCTCTGGCGCAATGGACCGGCCACCTGCGCCCCACCCATGAACAAATGTACCACCGTCCAAAGGGCTGAAGCGCTGCGGCCGCAAGGAAGAGGGTGCTGGACATGGGTGATCTCGACTCAAATGTTACGGCAATATACATACCATACCGAACGGTATGTCAACCGCCTATTGCCGCCCTCCTCCAAAGGCCCCATATCCCCTATATGCTGAAGTTCACCCCGATCCTTTTGGCCATTCTCTACGCGCTTGCGATGTATCAGTTTTCGGCCTGGCGGACGCGGCGGGAACTGGATCAACGCTCCAGCGAGTTGGCCGATGCCCGCTTGCGCGGTTTGACCGATCAAATGGCACGCGCCCTTGGGATCGAGCGGATCAAGGTCCACCTGTATGAAATCGATCCCGTGAACGGATTGGCCGCGCCCGATGGGCGGATTTTCCTCACGCGCGGGTTCTACAACAAATACCGGTTGGGCGAGGTCAGCGCCGAAGAGATTGCGAGCGTCATCGCCCATGAATTGGGCCATGTGGCGCTCGGCCATACGCGCCGCCGGATGATAGATTTCTCCGGGCAAAACGCCGTCCGTGTGGCCCTCGCCACGGTTCTGGGCCGCCTCATACCGGGCGTCGGCGTTTGGATCGCCAATATGCTCGCCTCGCTTCTGATGGCCCGGCTCAGCCGACAGGATGAATACGAGGCTGATGCCTATGCCTCGGCACTTTTGGTGAAAGCGGGCATCGGGACCGGCCCGCAAAAGACACTGTTTTCCAAGCTCGAAGGGCTAACCGGCATGGGTGGGCGGGGTATGCCCGCCTGGCTTATGAGCCATCCCAAGACGCAGGACCGGATCGCCGCGATCGAGGCGCTCGAAGCGCGTTGGGCTCGAGAATTGCCAAGCGAGTAACCCGATGCCGATGCCCACCACCTATCGCCACGCGACCAAGGATTGGCAGGCCTTTATGGCCGATGCGAAAGATCAGATGGGGCTGATCTCGGACAACTCGACCTATACGGCCATCGACGCGGTGTTTCAGGTGTTCCGCTGCCGGTTGACCGTGGCCCAAGCGCTTGAATTCGCGGATTTGTTGCCCGCCGTCGCCCATGCGCTGTTTCTCGCCCGCTACGACAGTGCGGCGGTACCCCTGCCCTTCGCGGATCGCGCCACGATGACCGCGGAGGCAAAATCGGTGCGCCCGCATCACAACCTGACCCCCGACAACGCCATCGCGGCGGTTGCCTATGCGCTCCACCGCCACACAAACCCGATCGACCTTGCCCGGGTCTTGGCAGCAATCGGTCCGGAGGCCGAAGCGTTCTGGCATGTGGATGTGGCCGATCCGTCGGAGTTGGCGCGGCAGATCACCTAAGTCGCCAGCGCTTTGCCCAATCGAGGCAGCCGCGCCCGCTTCATCAGCTTTCGCAAATCAAGCCTCTCGCCCGAGAGCCTTTCTGCTTGACTATGCACCCGATCAACCACTTCGGCGATGATATCTGGTTGCTCCTGCCAAAGCCGATAGAGCAAGGCATCGGGATGGATGGCTTGCAAATCATGACCTTGCAGCTCCCGCGCCGGAAAATCCTTGAGATTGAAGGTTAAAATTGCCTCAGCGCAGCCCGCAATCGCCGTTTCCAGCACATGGATGTCATGCGCATCGGGAAGCCAGAGTTGCGCCTCCAAATCGGGCTGCGGCGCGATCTCGGCTTCGGGCCATGCGCTCCGCAGAACAGCGATCTCACCTCGCGCAATGACGTCGTCGCCCGGGTTTCGCCGCGCTGCCGCGCGCGCCCATTCCTCCAAGATCCGCGCCGACCAAAGCGGCTGGATCAGCCCGGCCTCCGCCATGCCGATCAGGATCTCGCGCAGCACCGTTGGATAGAGCACGCAGGCGTCGAGGCACAGCCTCATGGCATCAACCGAAACGCCAGCGCTTTGAGATACCCTGTTTCACTCAGATCAGGGTGCTGCGGATGGTCCGGCCCAGCAAAACCGGTATATATCAATCTCGGCACCCGGCCCGCGCGCCCGATCCCGCGCAAACAGGCCGCACGGAACTTGGGTAGCTCCGCCGCGTGAGAACAGGAGCACAGGATCAAGACGCCGCCCGGCGCGACCAGAGGAGCCGCCAAGCGGGCGACACGTTCGTAAGCGCGAAGCCCCTTTTCAAGCGCTGGCTTCGACGGAGCAAAGGCGGGCGGGTCGGCGACAACCAGATCGAACTGTGCGCCCTCCCCCGAGAGCGCCTCCATCACGTCAAAGGCATCTCCCGCGCGGGTCTGGAACCGCGCTTCAGCCCCCATTGCCGCCGCGCCGGCCTGGGCCAAGCTTAACGCGGGTGCCGACGCGTCCACGGCCACCGCCTCGCTTGCGCCGCCCGCCAATGCGGCCAAACCGAACCCGCCGACATGGGAAAACACATCCAAAACCCGCGCATCGCGAGCCAACGAGGCCGCAAATGCTTGGTTCGGGCGTTGGTCGTAAAACAGGCCGGTTTTCTGACCACCGATCACATCGGCCAGATAAGTCGCCCCGTTCATTGAGACCTGTATAGGAGCCTCAGGGGCCGCGCCGCGCAACACCGTCATCTCATCCGGCAGGCCCTCAGCCGCGCGCGCCCGACCGCTGCCGTTTTTGATTAGCGTGGTGCAGCCGGTCAGGTCGAGCAAGACATCGGCAAACATCTCCAACCGCTCTTCCAGCCAGATCGCATTTGGTTGCATCACCAGCGTGTCGCCAAACCGATCCACGATCAGCCCCGGCACGCCGTCGCCCTCGGCATGGATCAACCGGTAAAATGGCGCTTCAAAGAGCTGGT includes:
- the dksA gene encoding RNA polymerase-binding protein DksA gives rise to the protein MGATQDMIEQSGPDKGSDMKVEVFLPEDYRPAEDEPFMNERQVEYFRRKLISWKEDLLAGSRDTVAGLQDGTRNIPDVADRASEETDRALELRTRDRQRKLIAKIDSALRRIEEGEYGYCEDTGEPISLKRLDARPIATMSLEAQERHERREKVHRDD
- a CDS encoding AAA family ATPase encodes the protein MKFSGTKDYVATEDLTVAVNAAVTLERPLLVKGEPGTGKTELARQVAGALGLPILEWHIKSTTRAQQGLYEYDAVSRLRDSQLGDERVNDVANYIKRGKLWQAFAADERVVLLIDEIDKADIEFPNDLLQELDRMEFFVYETGETVTARQRPIVIITSNNEKELPDAFLRRCFFHYIRFPEMEVMKQIVEVHHPGIKQALLTTALTQFYEIRDQQGLKKKPSTSEVLDWLKLLLAEDLDPEDLRRDGANALPKLHGALLKNEQDVALFERLAFMARGQR
- a CDS encoding AEC family transporter; translation: MLQTLADPILPVFLALVTGYALRKGGVMEAAHAAAINKFAFYLAVPALIVSVVGKAPIGDFEWAAVGVYFAVQMTLYLGTFALLKIVLRLPTAEALLLGMAASFVNHVFFVLPIAERLVGPDAGVPMAGLVMLDAGVIFPATVLATALLTAKGETRSGMAGLILKNPFVYASPIGIALGLLGDAAPSGIMTFAEFAGASAAPVLLFTLGVTLAGSSLARIGPEVWIVTAVKLLVHPALVGGLLTLVTVSQFTTDITLLVAAGPCGAMPFVIATQYGVRTEAIAKAVLISTVLSILSLAVLTA
- a CDS encoding GNAT family N-acetyltransferase is translated as MPHLNHSSTPPPRTEWDSFPVTSDISIRPLSSDDKAVWVNLWRDYLAFYDTTLPSEIYDLTFARYTDATRKDMRAWLAWDTTMAVGLVHAIAHPHGWKAEPVTYLQDLFTTPAARGKGVARALIETVYADADAAGRPSVYWLTQIGNTPARALYDRVATPTDFMKYQRTN
- a CDS encoding DUF2927 domain-containing protein, whose translation is MFRLSLLAACVALCGCVPAAVSDLPERRDATLPTALPPMAQFSLRAAAAPRRSNIEIARDFLELSFEMESGRHIDRISRFEGPITVAVAPGAPTSLGPDLDRLLARLRREADINISRVQRGTGPASITIETLPRAQMQRIVPQAACFVVPRVSSWQEFRRARTSRDLDWTTLATREQVAVFIPSDVSPQEIRDCLHEEVSQAIGPLNDLYRLSDSIFNDDNFNAVLTGFDMLVLRAYYDDSLRSGMTRAEVANRLPSLLSRLNPRGNRSAGPAAPRSPDAWINAIETALGTGTSGPRRLFAAQQAVALAQSAGLRDGRLAFSYFALGRLTLARDPDLSLTSFLNAGRLYREIDPNGIQLAHVDMQLAAFALSSGRIDQTLALTGGAMPAATRAQNASLLATLLMIRAEALDAAGRASEARAVRLDSLAWGRYGFGRTEAVQARLAEVAGLSPPA
- a CDS encoding L-2-amino-thiazoline-4-carboxylic acid hydrolase, coding for MIVRLWRRGFLSALNRGGDPHISDKDLIARARHLAARRHLVAEDGQTELTHALATGLHAATELLEEAGLSRRDARDRAGAAFLKSGQNLARWSMRLWLWVTPDPVGHAKAGNKLAERARMAWGSGLKTHQENGPDYATLMVTECVFVDYFWDAGRSDLTPILCAWDAQWMEIVNASDRPVLVSRSGTLAQGCEACDFCFKREAKLVYSAPFWDRLRGPGHGHG
- a CDS encoding TetR/AcrR family transcriptional regulator; amino-acid sequence: MTGPRKRLYREDWLDLGLKLLSADGPDALRVDRICAEARVTKGSFYHHFEDLSSFLIALAKQWRVLYTDIFVEQFNPATLTDTQLAALIEEALEIDIHLELNIRELAKRDDRIAALLAETETARLAFVAEVYKSRFGVDEETARDLSLLDYGAFSGIVLLNPEISIDERRRIYLLFDELLRARFQPATERPAGTV
- a CDS encoding M48 family metallopeptidase, giving the protein MLKFTPILLAILYALAMYQFSAWRTRRELDQRSSELADARLRGLTDQMARALGIERIKVHLYEIDPVNGLAAPDGRIFLTRGFYNKYRLGEVSAEEIASVIAHELGHVALGHTRRRMIDFSGQNAVRVALATVLGRLIPGVGVWIANMLASLLMARLSRQDEYEADAYASALLVKAGIGTGPQKTLFSKLEGLTGMGGRGMPAWLMSHPKTQDRIAAIEALEARWARELPSE
- a CDS encoding DUF2267 domain-containing protein; this translates as MPMPTTYRHATKDWQAFMADAKDQMGLISDNSTYTAIDAVFQVFRCRLTVAQALEFADLLPAVAHALFLARYDSAAVPLPFADRATMTAEAKSVRPHHNLTPDNAIAAVAYALHRHTNPIDLARVLAAIGPEAEAFWHVDVADPSELARQIT
- a CDS encoding RSP_2648 family PIN domain-containing protein, encoding MRLCLDACVLYPTVLREILIGMAEAGLIQPLWSARILEEWARAAARRNPGDDVIARGEIAVLRSAWPEAEIAPQPDLEAQLWLPDAHDIHVLETAIAGCAEAILTFNLKDFPARELQGHDLQAIHPDALLYRLWQEQPDIIAEVVDRVHSQAERLSGERLDLRKLMKRARLPRLGKALAT
- a CDS encoding RSP_2647 family RNA methyltransferase, with the translated sequence MTAPLSTLPTLRLKPKADARRLRHGFPWAWADELVLDRRSRGLTAGALAVLEDAERRPLGMGAATTGGKIAFRMLDRDPEAVIDETWIGGRMRAALALRNQLFEAPFYRLIHAEGDGVPGLIVDRFGDTLVMQPNAIWLEERLEMFADVLLDLTGCTTLIKNGSGRARAAEGLPDEMTVLRGAAPEAPIQVSMNGATYLADVIGGQKTGLFYDQRPNQAFAASLARDARVLDVFSHVGGFGLAALAGGASEAVAVDASAPALSLAQAGAAAMGAEARFQTRAGDAFDVMEALSGEGAQFDLVVADPPAFAPSKPALEKGLRAYERVARLAAPLVAPGGVLILCSCSHAAELPKFRAACLRGIGRAGRVPRLIYTGFAGPDHPQHPDLSETGYLKALAFRLMP